The nucleotide window CTAAAGATGAGGTAAACGTTGAAGTTGATGGTGTTATTTACATTTCGGTTATGGACCCGGTTAAAGCCAGCTATGGCATTACCGATTACCGATTTGCCGCGATGCAACTTGCGCAAACAACCACTCGTTCAGTAATTGGTACGCTCGAATTAGACCGAACCTTTGAAGAACGCGACTTAATCAGTGCCAAAGTTGTTGAAGTGCTGGACGCCGCTGGTGAGTCATGGGGCATTCGAGTTCACCGTTATGAGATCAAGAACATTGCGCCACCACAAACGGTGCGAAACGCAATGGAAATGCAAGTTAACGCCGAGCGAGAGCGTCGCGCCATATTAGCGAAAAGTGAAGGTGAGAAACAAAGTCGTATCAATCGTTCTGAGGGTATCAAGCTCGAAACCATTAACATCTCGCAAGGTGAAAAACAGCGCCGCATTAATGCCGCAGAAGGTAAAGCCTCGGAAATTTTAGCCTTAGCACATGCAACCGCAGACTCGATTAAGAAAGTTGCGTTAGTTATCGACCAAGAAGGTGGTAAGAAGGCATTAGAGATGCGCTTAAGCGAGCAATACCTAAAACAAATGAAAGGTTTAGGTAAAGAAAATCGCAAAGTGGTGTTGCCGGCGAACTTGCTTGATTATCAGCAGTGGATGACCACAATGGGGTTAAATACCACGGCTAAATAATAAGCGCATCAAAACGAAATAAGGCGAGACTACAACTTGTTATCTTAAATTACATTTCGGTTACACATTTAAGGTTAAAAGCTTGTTAATCTGGTAACCATAACTTATCAAGTTATGTCTCAACCTTCCTATATTTTTGGCACCCAGTTTGGGTGCCTTTTTTTTCTCTTTTGAAAATCTATGGTGTCGTTTTATCGACAATAAACTGATAGCTTTGCTCGCTTAACACTGAACGCGACAAATAGCTGGTGCCACCCACTTTCAACAGCAATATCAGACCTTTATCGGTTACTTCTGATGCCGAAATATCAGACCAGGTTAGCAAGTTATCGACAAAATCCGACTTGGTGTGAATGCCTTCTTGATCTATCGTCAATGCCACCTCATTGCCAGCCGCTTTAGAAAACATTTGACGGGTTACCCACCAGCCTTTGGCAAAACGCACACTAAGTATTTCAACCAATCCAAGAACGTAAAAAAAGTAACCTAAATGGCCACTGAGTTTTTCAATATTCGCGGCAGAGATAAAAAAACCAAGCGCAAACAAAAACACCGCTTTGATGTATCGTTTCGGACCTTGCTGACGTAAATGATCGGATTGCTCAAAGCATTCTTGGTAATGTGCCTTATCTAAGGTAAATGTGTGTTCGAATTTCATAGTCAATGATGTTGAATTATGGTGTGCTGATCATACCTACATAAAAAAGCCCCGTAAAATTAGATTCACGGGGCTGAGTAAAATATAGCGTTAATTGGCTTATTCTTGCTCTGGTACCAGCTTTTTAATGCCTTGACCATCGATACCTACATAGATAAAACCGTCACGACCTTGGTAGACATTGCGTACGCGACCAATACCTTCCAATAATTTTTGTTGCTTAACAACGTTGTCGCCGTCTAATGTAACCAACACCAAGTGATTAAACTTCATTGAGCCCAATAGCATTTTATTTTGCCATTCAGGGTATTTATCGGAGGTCACGAAAATCAAACCCGATGGTGCAATCGAAGGATCCCAATACAATTTAGGCTGTTCCATGCCGTCTTTTTCGGTGATGTCGGTAAATGATGTACCACTGTAATTAACACCGTAACTGATCACTGGCCAGCCATAGTTTTTACCCGGTTCAATTAGATTTATTTCATCACCGCCTTTAGGGCCATGCTCATGTGACCAGATAGCCCCAGTGACTGGATGAGTCGTTAACCCTTGTGGGTTACGATGGCCATAAGAAAAAATGGCTGGCTTAGCGTTTTCCACATTAACAAATGGGTTGTCCGCAGGGATACGACCGTCATCATGTAAGCGATAAATTTTACCACCATCAACACTGATGTCTTGAGGCAATGCATCGCGTTGGCCACGATCACCGATAGAGAAATAAACAAAACCTTGTTTATCAAAGGTGATACGAGAACCATAATGATGCCCCTTCTCGCTATTTTCTGCCCCCTTGTACAACCATTCAAGATCGACAAGTGCAAACTCTTTTAGGCGGGCACGAATCAATGCTGTATTGCTACCTTCGTCGTCGCCTTTATCACTGGAAAAGGTGAAATATATCCAACCATTTTGTTGATAGTCAGGGTGCAATGCGATATCCAATAAACCGCCTTGATTATTGGCAACAATGCTAGGTAAACCGGTGATTTCTTCGTCAATCATAACCCCGTTTCGGATCAGACGCAGTTTGCCGGTGCGTTCTGAGATCAACAAATCGTCATTACTCAGCTGTACCATACCCCACGGGATCACCACATCGCTTTGCGTAGGCATTACTTTCACTTGCGCCTGAGCGTCGTTATTTTGCTCATCGCTTTGCTGTGAAGAATTACCATCAGATGCCGAACAGGCTGCTAATAAGGTAACCATTGAACTTAACACAAGAGTTTTCGCTAATTGTTGCTTCATTTACTTTCTCTTTTTTCCCAAATGATTTTATAAAAATAGTTGATTATCAGTAGCATAACACATGCGCTTAATACGGTGAAAATATGCAAGAGTAAGGTACTGATTCTGAGGTTTTGCTCCCATAAAAATACCACGCCGTAATAGGAGACAAAAAACAAATTTAATAAGCTGATATGAATAAATAGAATACCGGCAAAGGTCGCTAATTTGCGAGTTGTCAGTCTAGCCATGTTCAACCTCAAGCGATGCGCGATTGTCAAAGTAAGCCAGTAGATCGTTGACCTTATAGTTAAATGCCGATGTCGCTGTAAAATCGCTTTGCACCTGTTTACCTTGCGGCAGTTTTTGTTCTGCAAATTCTGCCGTACTTTTGCCTAACGAGGCAAATGCTTTGTTATAGAAGGCGCGACGAGTTGGATGATGTGGGCTGACGCCATTAACAATGGCTGGCTTGTCGGCTTGTTGCAACAAACACTCTATCAGTGCAATAACATCATCACGGTGAATCATATTAACCACCGAATCAGGTTCACTGATCAGCCGGCCGTCTTTAAAAAAGCGCCCCGGTTGTCGATCATAGCCAAATAAGCCAGCCAATCTCAGCACGGTAGCATGCTCGATATCGGCATTTAACAGCTTATTCTCTGCATCGTGTAATACCGCTACTTTATCGCCATTCAAGTTTAGCTTGCTGGCTTCATTAACCTCGCCTTGCAAGCCGTTATATACCGCTGTCGAACTGATTAGCACAATATGCTTAGGCTTAGCCGACGCCTGTTGAGCAAACTGTGCTAATGCCTGTATTTGTTGCGGGTAATCGGTTCGACCATGGCGCAATCCCGGTGGAATACAAATAACCCAAGCCTGACATTGCAACAAACTATCACTTAGACAATCCGGTGCGCGCACTAAGGTCGCCGGCAGGTTTTCTGCCTGTAAACTGGCGACTTTTTGCGACGACGTGGCACTGACCACGACATCAACGCCCTTAGCTAATAATGATTTCGCTAACGATTTACCTAACCAACCTGCACCGATAATAGCCACACTGTTTGGCAGCTTTTTATCCATAATCATTCCTATTTATGCCTTAGGTAGAACCACATATTTACCGCTAAAACTTGCCGCGATGGTATCCCCATCGAGAACATTAACATGTATCTTAAGTCGCGCCCGTTTTCCTCGTTGTAACACACTGACATCACCATCAAGATCTACCGTTTGCGCCAATGGCTGACCATGCAATGGTTTGTGATAACGTATATCGGCATCAGCTAAAACAATATCACCATTAAGGTTTTGTTGCTCCAATAATAAATGCACTCGTCCCCAACCGGTTAACGTCGCCAAGGTATAAATGCTGCCAGCAAACATGGTGTTGTGTAGATTAATATTGGCTTGGCGGTCAGCACATACAGTAAAGACACCTTCAATGAGACTCGCTGGGTGAATTAACATATGCTTAGATACTGAAATGGTTTGATGCCAAACCTGTTTTAACTGCGTTAGTGCATCGCTATATTCGGTCGTGCTCGGCTGCAACATTTTACGCATTTTATAATGCTGAATTTGACCATACAGTAAATGTGATTTATCACCCAGTTGGTAATCACATGCCTGATAAAATTTCACTGCATTTTCTCGCGCATTGAGCTCAATAACTTCGACACCTTGTTGCGCCGCAATCTGCTCTAGTGCGGTTAACATCAACTTTCCAACGCCCTGCCCTTGTACACTGTCATCGACCGCCATAAAGCGAATCTGCGCGGTATAACAATCGGTTTTGTGATAACGACCAACCGCGACAACCTTATCTTGCTCATCGACAATCATACGGTGCACTGAACTTGCTTCCAAATCATCGATTTCAGAGCCTTTTTCTTGGCCCCACGGCTGACGTAATAAAGTAAAACGCAATTGATGATAAGCGGCAATTTGCGCTTTAGTTGTCGGCTTAACAATACGATAGGTCATGACTTAAACCTTAAGTGAAAAGGTTACTGGGCCATCGTTTACTAACGCCACTTGCATGTTCGCGCCAAACTCGCCGGTTGGTACTCGAAACCCAAAAGATCTTAATTCTTGGCAAAATGCCAGATATAACTGGTTACCAAGTTCAGGCGGAGCAGAATTTGAAAAGCTTGGCCGTTTGCCACTATTGGTATCGGCAGCCAATGTAAACTGTGACACCACTAGGATATCTCCGCCGACTTGACCCACGTCTAGGTTCATCTTGCCCTGTTGGTCTTCAAACATACGATAACCTGCGACTTTTTTGGCAAGGCGCTGCATTTTTTGCACGTCGTCCGCTTTTTCAACAGCCAATAAAACCAACAAGCCTTTATCTATCTCACCATTGACTCTACCGTCGATGGTAACACTGGCACTGTTTACCCGTTGTAATAATGCAATCATGATATTTTTATTACGTGTTATTTATCTTCGAGGAAGGCTGCCATCATATCAGATGCATGAATAATGGCATCAATTATTCCCTCTTCAAAGCCGCTATGCCCAGCTTTAGGAATGATTTGCAAACGTGCATTATTCCAATGTTGTGCCAATACATAAGCATGCTGAATTTGGCAAACCATGTCATAGCGGCCATGAATAATATACGCAGGCAAATGCGCAATGCTGGCCATGTTTTTCAATAATTGTTGCGGTTTCATAAAGCACTGATTGACGAAATAATGGTTTTCAATACACGCCATGGCAATGGCGTTATGGGTTTCCTCCGGGCTATCAATACTATGCTGATCAACATACAAGGCTGAAATTCGCGTTTCCCATAACGTCCACGCTTTAGCGGCAGCAATCTTAGCGATTTCATTATCTGAATTTAGCACTTTATGATAATTACTGATGACATCATTACCCGGCATTGATCGAATGGGCTCTAGGAAGTCCTGATAATGCTCAGGAAAAATATGGCTTGCGCCATTCGGGCCATAAAGCCAATCAATCTCGCTGTCAGTACCTAGAAAAATACCGCGTAAAATAAAACCAAGTACCCGTTGTGGGTGGGCTTGAGCATAGGCCAACGCGAGGGTTGTTCCCCAACTGCCACCGGCTACCAACCACTTGTCAATGGCGAGGTACTCACGAATCTCTTCCATGTCTTCAATAAGGGTTTGTGTGGTGTTGTTTATTAGACTGGCGTGCGGCGTCGATTGACCTGCACCGCGTTGATCAAAAACAATAATGCGATACTTTTCAGGGTTAAAGTAGCGCCTGTGACTGGGGCTAGAGCCGCCGCCCGGACCACCGTGCAAATAAATGACGGCAATGCCATTGGCATTACCACTTTCTTCGATATAGAGTTTATGCTCGCCGAGCTCAATAAATTCTTCTCGATTTGGCTTAATGTTTGGGTATAGGGGGCGCACTATATCTCCGCATCAGAGCAACTGCTGCTAATTTTAGTCTATTTTTTCATCTGTTTGCGGTTTATCTTCCGCTAATTCTTGCAAACATACGGTAAACTCAGCACCAATAAACACCACCAACCAGCTGACATAAACCCAAACAAACAAGATAGGGATGGTTGCTAACGCACCATAAATGGCCTCGTATGATGGTAAATGGGTCACGTAGGCAGCAAACGCTTTCTTCGCCACTTCAAACAGTATTGTGCCGAACATACTGCCAGCTAAGGCGTACTTAAATTTTACTTCCGTGTTTGGCACTAACATGTACAACACAATAAAACCGGCCCAGGATGCAATAAACGGTAACCCCCGTAACAACAAACTGTTGACGTCTTGGCCGCCAAACGACACCAATGAAACGATGTAGCTGGTGGCAAGAATAGACACCCCCATCAATACCGGTCCGAGAGTTAGAATCATCCAATAAATCGCAAATGAGGTGATTACTTTACGATGTTTATGAATTCGCCAAATCCGATTGAGGGCTTTATCGACCGCATAAATCAACATCATGGCTAAAACAAACAATGCAAAGATTGCCGTGGCTGACATTTGTGATGCATTGGCAACAAAGCCATCGATATGATCTTGTATTGTTTCTGAGGCGGTAGGGACAAAGTTACTGAACACAAATTTTTCAATATCTTTGTGCAACTCACCAAAGATAGGAAACGCAGTGACAATGGAAAACATCACCATCACCAATGGCACTAGGGACATCAGGGTGACATAGGATAAATAACCAGCTGACACTTGAATCTGATCACGCTGGCAACGTTCAACAAAATACTTGCCGAAACGCAGTACTGGGGCGAGCTTTCGATAGCGTGTAAGAATTTGTGACAATTTCATCTATAACACATTGTTAATATTGGGTTATATTAAACTATACTAAATTTTAGCAATAACACGAAGGAGTAATTGATGGCAGGACAAGGTTCAGGTGGCAACGTTCTCGCAGCAATATGTAGTTTTTTTATTCCCGGCTTAGGACAATTGGTTCAAGGCAGGATCATGGCTGCTATTATATTTTTCATTTTTTGTGCCGTATTATACGGGACTGTCGTTCTATGGTTTGTTGGCGTAATCTTTCATCTTTGGGCGATCATTGATGCAGCTCGCTATAAAGGCTAGCTAAATTCTTATCGCCAAAAAAAAGGCCCGTACGGGCCTTTTTTATTTAACTCAATATTCGTTTACACAAGTTTAAGCACTGCGACGAACGCGCCAGTTAGCACTAAGCTTGACACAATAACACCACGAACTGATGCCATTGGGCCTTGTTTACCGACTAAGCCATTGACTTCAAGCAAGGCGATTAATACAACACAACCCCACATGCCTGTTGAGCCCCAACCATGGCCGTAACCACCAGAAAAATGCGGGCTAGCTAACATAAAGAATACCATTGGGCCTGAGAACAAGGTGTTGGTGCGTGATGCCAATAAGGCTTTGCCTGCGGCTTTTGGTGCGTCACCGTCAACCATACCTAAAGCAATTTTTTGGTTTGGCCAAATCACTAACCAAACATTTAGGAACATAAACGTACCTAATAATGCACCAATAACGATGTAGTCATTCATGACATTCAGCTTTGATACACCCATAAGCAAAATCAAACCGGTCAAGAAGGTCATCATTGCGCCCCAACGGAACCACCATAATGCTTCCGGTGCCAAATTCTTTTTCGCATCCGCTAGTGCTTCAGGTGTGGCTTTTTTAAAGTAACCACCTTGTATAAAGTTGAAATAGTAAAGTAAACCGATCCAAGTTATCCCGAAAAGTACATGACCCCAGCGAGCAAGGAAATTTAATATTTCCATCGTATTCATAACACACCTCAATATTTATCGTTATTATTGTTATTCACCCTACGCCAGCATAGGCAATACGTATGGCTATTTATTATTATCTTGTCCACCTTACTCTTTGGCTGAAATTTATTCAATAATTTCCGCAGCTTATAGCCATTGGTCAGATGTGCTATTTGCTAACAAAGCCTGCCATTTTGAGGTTTTTTGTTTGCTTTTATAAAATAATCTATAAAAAACAACGAAAAGATCTAAAAAGTCACTGGAAAAACCCGCTATAGCCGTTAAAATGATCCGCCAATTCGGGACAAAAATCCTGATTAACCTAAAAAATATTTTTCCGGAGAAAACTATGGCTATTTCATTACCAGCGTTACCATATGCAATGGATGCTCTTGCACCACACATTTCACAAGAAACTCTTGAGTATCACTATGGCAAACACCACAACACTTACGTTGTGAAGTTAAACGGTTTAATCGAAGGCACTGAGCTAGCTGAAAAATCTTTGGAAGAGATCGTTAAGAGCTCTGAAGGTGGCGTATTTAACAACGCTGCACAAATCTGGAACCACACCTTCTACTGGAACTCACTAACGCCTAACGGTGCAGGCGCTCCTAGCGGTGAATTAGCTGCAGCAATTGACGCTCAGTTCGGTTCATTCGACGAGTTCAAAGCTAAGTTTAACGACAGTGCTGTTAACAACTTCGGTTCAAGCTGGACTTGGTTAGTGAAAAACGCTGACGGTTCTTTAGCGATTGTTAACACATCAAATGCAGCAACACCTCTTACTGAAGACGGTGTAACTCCACTAATCACGGTTGATTTGTGGGAACATGCTTACTATATCGATTACCGTAACCTTCGTCCAAGCTACATGGAAGCGTTCTGGGCATTGGCTAACTGGGATTTTGCTAACGCAAACTTCGCGGCATAATCTGCGCAAATAACCAATTAAAAAGGCGACTTTAAGTCGCCTTTTTTGTTGCCGCAAATTAACAGAATTAAAAATTAATTGAGTTAACGTTTATTGGTGGTTTGTCGCGCTTAATACGACTGCCAGTATATTCTTGCGGCTCTCTAGCCTTTTGATATTCTTGATACAACTTATTCAGATCCAGTGGCTCAAATTGCATATCAATCCGTTGCCCTGTTGGCACACTTTGCAAGAATCTAGGTAGCAAGGTGATAAACACTTTGTGCTGCTCATCCGTCAGCGTGGCCTTGGTGGTATCAATAAAGCGTTGACGCTTAACACTTTTTTTACGACTGTTGGCTAAGTCAGCCCACAGCACGGCAAATACAGGGTCCGCCTCAATATAATCTGTCACACCGACAGCAAAATATTGCGCCATTTGAAATTGGGCACGATAATCGCCTTTAAACGATAATTGACAGAAGATATCAAACGCCTCTTCGTGACGCTCGTCTTGCTGTGCTTGAATGCCTGCCTTGTATGGAAAAAATTGTTCCATATCCTGACAGGGATTGCTTGATTCAGCGAACACGGCAAAGCTGAATATAAATAATAACGTGGCCAGTAAACGCATTATAACTGGCACTCTTCGCCAATGTAGTTTTGACAAAGTTGTGGGAACTGCTTCGCTAGTAAATGAACATAACGAGGATAGTTATCATTGGCGACAGTCACCGGATCTCGCACCAAAAACTCACCAAAATAATTGACTTCACCAGCTTCGACATAGGTACAAAAACCTTGCTCTTTATAATCGACTCGCCAGTTATATACATCAAAACCAATCAAGCAATACTCGCCTTCTGGTACGCGCATGGTTAACTGATGGATACCTTTTTCAACACGACCTTCATAAAACTCTTCGCCGGTTTCCTTGTTTTTAAATTGAATGTTCTTCAATGGATCAAGGGTATTAAAAACCAGGCCAAAATAACCTTCGTTATTGGCTAGAGGCTTACTTTCTTCGTCGGCTGAGATACGGTAGGTGGTCATGCATGCTGCTAATGAAAAACACAGCAATAGAGTGATTAATGATTTCATTTTACATCCCTGTTTATTATTGATTTTTTAGTATGATGCCGCTGTTTTTAGCAAAAGTAAATAGCACACAAAAACAAAAACGCCAGCATTATGCTGGCGTTTTAATAGCGTGTTCAGAAAGTATATTTATTACTTTTTGTTGCGAGATTCACGCTTACGATCTGATTCTGACAAGAACTTCTTACGTATACGAATATTCTCAGGAGTCACTTCTACTAACTCATCATCATCGATAAATTCTAGCGCTTGCTCAAGTGTCATTTTAATTGGCGGCGACAATACTTGCGCATCATCAGTACCCGATGCACGAACGTTTGTTAACTGCTTACCTTTAAGGGCGTTAACCGTAAGATCGTTGTCACGCGAGTGAATACCAATAACCATACCTTCGTAGACTTCAACACCGTGACCAATCATTAGGCGACCACGTTCTTGTAAGTTGAACAGTGCGTTGGTTAATGCTTTACCTGTTGCGTTAGCAATAAGAACACCGTTAATACGCTGACCAATCTCGCCACCTTTGTGCGGACCGTACTGTAAGAAGGTGTGGTAAATTAGACCTGAACCAGAGGTTAGTGTCATAAATTCAGTTTGGAAACCGATAAGACCACGACTCGGCATGATAAAGTCCATACGAATACGACCTTTGCCATCTGGAGACATATCAGTTAGCTCTGCTTTACGTAGACCTAATTTTTCCATAATAGAACCTTGATGCTCTTCTTCAACATCAATGGTTACTGTTTCATATGGTTCTTGAACCTGACCATCAACTTCGCGCATGATAACTTCTGGACGAGATACGGCTAACTCGTAACCTTCACGACGCATGTTTTCAATTAAGATACCTAAGTGAAGCTCACCACGACCGGATACTTTAAACTTATCTGGATCGTCTAATTGCTCAACTCGAAGGGCAACGTTATGCACCAATTCTTTTTCTAGACGGTCAAGAATATTACGTGACGTTACATATTTACCTTCTTTACCGGCAAACGGCGAGGTGTTTACTTGGAACGTCATGGTAACCGTTGGCTCATCAACAGAAAGAGCAGGAAGAGGTTCAACTTCGTTTGGACAACAAATGGTGTCAGAAATCTTAAGCTCACCTAGACCGGTAATGGCGATGATGTCACCTGCTTGCGCAGATTCGGCTTCGTAACGGTCTAAACCTAGGTAACCTAATACGGTACCCACTTTACCATTATGAATAATGCCATTGGCACCATTAATCGTAACCTGCTGGTTAGGCTTAACCGTACCACGAGTTACACGACCAACACCGATTACACCAACGTATGAGTTGTAATCCAGTTGTGATATCTGCATCTGGAAAGGACCGTCTACGTCAGCATCTGGCGCTGGCACTGAGTCAATGATGGTTTCAAATAAAGGCGTCATGTCGGTACCAACTTCGCCTTCTTCGTGAGATGCCCAACCATTGATAGCCGATGCGTAAACAACTTGGAAATCCAATTGTTCATCGGTTGCACCAAGGTTGTCGAATAAATCAAATACTTGGTCCATTACCCAATCAGGGCGAGCACCAGGCTTGTCGATTTTATTGATAACAACGATAGGCTTCAAACCTTGAGCAAACGCTTTCTTGGTTACGAAGCGTGTTTGCGGCATAGGACCTTCTTGCGCATCAACGATAAGCAATACAGAGTCAACCATTGACATAACACGTTCAACTTCACCACCGAAGTCAGCATGGCCAGGGGTGTCTACAATGTTTACACGGTAATCATTCCAGTTAATGGCAGTGTTTTTTGCCAAGATGGTGATACCACGCTCTTTCTCGATATCGTTAGAGTCCATTACGCGATCGTCTAGATCGGCACGAGAATCCAAAGTACCAGATTGCTGTAGAAGTTTATCAACCAAGGTAGTTTTACCATGGTCAACGTGAGCGATGATCGCAATATTACGTAGTTTATCTAACACTGTATTCGCCTTTAATGTAGCCCGGTTCGGGGCTTTTAATGTCTTACAAATAAAATTGGCGCGTATTATAAACTAAATCCTTGCAATAAGCCGAAGTTTTTTGTTACATGGTCGGCAAAATAACAAAAGTGTA belongs to Thalassotalea sp. HSM 43 and includes:
- a CDS encoding SPFH domain-containing protein, encoding MELPVTDLAVFVIWGLIFLVFIVKLFQSIRLVPTKSAYVVERLGNYHKTLEAGFHALFPFIDRVAYIQDLKEETIDVPPQECFSKDEVNVEVDGVIYISVMDPVKASYGITDYRFAAMQLAQTTTRSVIGTLELDRTFEERDLISAKVVEVLDAAGESWGIRVHRYEIKNIAPPQTVRNAMEMQVNAERERRAILAKSEGEKQSRINRSEGIKLETINISQGEKQRRINAAEGKASEILALAHATADSIKKVALVIDQEGGKKALEMRLSEQYLKQMKGLGKENRKVVLPANLLDYQQWMTTMGLNTTAK
- a CDS encoding YcxB family protein — protein: MKFEHTFTLDKAHYQECFEQSDHLRQQGPKRYIKAVFLFALGFFISAANIEKLSGHLGYFFYVLGLVEILSVRFAKGWWVTRQMFSKAAGNEVALTIDQEGIHTKSDFVDNLLTWSDISASEVTDKGLILLLKVGGTSYLSRSVLSEQSYQFIVDKTTP
- a CDS encoding PQQ-dependent sugar dehydrogenase, with amino-acid sequence MKQQLAKTLVLSSMVTLLAACSASDGNSSQQSDEQNNDAQAQVKVMPTQSDVVIPWGMVQLSNDDLLISERTGKLRLIRNGVMIDEEITGLPSIVANNQGGLLDIALHPDYQQNGWIYFTFSSDKGDDEGSNTALIRARLKEFALVDLEWLYKGAENSEKGHHYGSRITFDKQGFVYFSIGDRGQRDALPQDISVDGGKIYRLHDDGRIPADNPFVNVENAKPAIFSYGHRNPQGLTTHPVTGAIWSHEHGPKGGDEINLIEPGKNYGWPVISYGVNYSGTSFTDITEKDGMEQPKLYWDPSIAPSGLIFVTSDKYPEWQNKMLLGSMKFNHLVLVTLDGDNVVKQQKLLEGIGRVRNVYQGRDGFIYVGIDGQGIKKLVPEQE
- a CDS encoding NAD(P)H-binding protein: MDKKLPNSVAIIGAGWLGKSLAKSLLAKGVDVVVSATSSQKVASLQAENLPATLVRAPDCLSDSLLQCQAWVICIPPGLRHGRTDYPQQIQALAQFAQQASAKPKHIVLISSTAVYNGLQGEVNEASKLNLNGDKVAVLHDAENKLLNADIEHATVLRLAGLFGYDRQPGRFFKDGRLISEPDSVVNMIHRDDVIALIECLLQQADKPAIVNGVSPHHPTRRAFYNKAFASLGKSTAEFAEQKLPQGKQVQSDFTATSAFNYKVNDLLAYFDNRASLEVEHG
- a CDS encoding bifunctional GNAT family N-acetyltransferase/hotdog fold thioesterase encodes the protein MTYRIVKPTTKAQIAAYHQLRFTLLRQPWGQEKGSEIDDLEASSVHRMIVDEQDKVVAVGRYHKTDCYTAQIRFMAVDDSVQGQGVGKLMLTALEQIAAQQGVEVIELNARENAVKFYQACDYQLGDKSHLLYGQIQHYKMRKMLQPSTTEYSDALTQLKQVWHQTISVSKHMLIHPASLIEGVFTVCADRQANINLHNTMFAGSIYTLATLTGWGRVHLLLEQQNLNGDIVLADADIRYHKPLHGQPLAQTVDLDGDVSVLQRGKRARLKIHVNVLDGDTIAASFSGKYVVLPKA
- the dtd gene encoding D-aminoacyl-tRNA deacylase; the protein is MIALLQRVNSASVTIDGRVNGEIDKGLLVLLAVEKADDVQKMQRLAKKVAGYRMFEDQQGKMNLDVGQVGGDILVVSQFTLAADTNSGKRPSFSNSAPPELGNQLYLAFCQELRSFGFRVPTGEFGANMQVALVNDGPVTFSLKV
- the pip gene encoding prolyl aminopeptidase, encoding MRPLYPNIKPNREEFIELGEHKLYIEESGNANGIAVIYLHGGPGGGSSPSHRRYFNPEKYRIIVFDQRGAGQSTPHASLINNTTQTLIEDMEEIREYLAIDKWLVAGGSWGTTLALAYAQAHPQRVLGFILRGIFLGTDSEIDWLYGPNGASHIFPEHYQDFLEPIRSMPGNDVISNYHKVLNSDNEIAKIAAAKAWTLWETRISALYVDQHSIDSPEETHNAIAMACIENHYFVNQCFMKPQQLLKNMASIAHLPAYIIHGRYDMVCQIQHAYVLAQHWNNARLQIIPKAGHSGFEEGIIDAIIHASDMMAAFLEDK
- a CDS encoding virulence factor BrkB family protein, with amino-acid sequence MKLSQILTRYRKLAPVLRFGKYFVERCQRDQIQVSAGYLSYVTLMSLVPLVMVMFSIVTAFPIFGELHKDIEKFVFSNFVPTASETIQDHIDGFVANASQMSATAIFALFVLAMMLIYAVDKALNRIWRIHKHRKVITSFAIYWMILTLGPVLMGVSILATSYIVSLVSFGGQDVNSLLLRGLPFIASWAGFIVLYMLVPNTEVKFKYALAGSMFGTILFEVAKKAFAAYVTHLPSYEAIYGALATIPILFVWVYVSWLVVFIGAEFTVCLQELAEDKPQTDEKID
- a CDS encoding urate hydroxylase PuuD; translation: MEILNFLARWGHVLFGITWIGLLYYFNFIQGGYFKKATPEALADAKKNLAPEALWWFRWGAMMTFLTGLILLMGVSKLNVMNDYIVIGALLGTFMFLNVWLVIWPNQKIALGMVDGDAPKAAGKALLASRTNTLFSGPMVFFMLASPHFSGGYGHGWGSTGMWGCVVLIALLEVNGLVGKQGPMASVRGVIVSSLVLTGAFVAVLKLV
- a CDS encoding Fe-Mn family superoxide dismutase, with the protein product MAISLPALPYAMDALAPHISQETLEYHYGKHHNTYVVKLNGLIEGTELAEKSLEEIVKSSEGGVFNNAAQIWNHTFYWNSLTPNGAGAPSGELAAAIDAQFGSFDEFKAKFNDSAVNNFGSSWTWLVKNADGSLAIVNTSNAATPLTEDGVTPLITVDLWEHAYYIDYRNLRPSYMEAFWALANWDFANANFAA
- the typA gene encoding translational GTPase TypA yields the protein MLDKLRNIAIIAHVDHGKTTLVDKLLQQSGTLDSRADLDDRVMDSNDIEKERGITILAKNTAINWNDYRVNIVDTPGHADFGGEVERVMSMVDSVLLIVDAQEGPMPQTRFVTKKAFAQGLKPIVVINKIDKPGARPDWVMDQVFDLFDNLGATDEQLDFQVVYASAINGWASHEEGEVGTDMTPLFETIIDSVPAPDADVDGPFQMQISQLDYNSYVGVIGVGRVTRGTVKPNQQVTINGANGIIHNGKVGTVLGYLGLDRYEAESAQAGDIIAITGLGELKISDTICCPNEVEPLPALSVDEPTVTMTFQVNTSPFAGKEGKYVTSRNILDRLEKELVHNVALRVEQLDDPDKFKVSGRGELHLGILIENMRREGYELAVSRPEVIMREVDGQVQEPYETVTIDVEEEHQGSIMEKLGLRKAELTDMSPDGKGRIRMDFIMPSRGLIGFQTEFMTLTSGSGLIYHTFLQYGPHKGGEIGQRINGVLIANATGKALTNALFNLQERGRLMIGHGVEVYEGMVIGIHSRDNDLTVNALKGKQLTNVRASGTDDAQVLSPPIKMTLEQALEFIDDDELVEVTPENIRIRKKFLSESDRKRESRNKK